In Streptomyces sp. P9-A4, a single window of DNA contains:
- a CDS encoding MFS transporter: MATTSPATVHWGKVGALVGGQAAVQGGSFALLIAMNWTAVQLGGTRAVTLLMLAATVPRALMLIFGGAVADVLGPRIVILRATSARVAVLAAGALVVAETDRLWPLALVAVVEGSLLGLTGPASGVLLPHFAAREHLARANSLYGMVLRVAPIAGAPAGAWLITVGHLWVALAVAAGSCAVWLGCASYVTRGFTRPRREPGVSLVKRSGDGFRLLAAHPRLRWMFLASFTMDLAFSWPAEVALPLLVTDHGWGVAAVGGVLACFGAGALASSALGAVFAHRIPLFARLVVSGAGLAVGIVVMALMPSVVTLAAVAAGVGLLSGLNGPAIVTVYQQASPEGHMGAAMSTLALAGIGTAPVSIALFSTVSLGLGVQQTWLLCGAVAVLSPVFALFALRAPASADVPAAAVPVPDDSPATV, from the coding sequence ATGGCCACGACATCCCCGGCGACCGTGCACTGGGGCAAGGTGGGCGCCCTCGTGGGCGGCCAGGCCGCGGTCCAGGGCGGCAGTTTCGCCCTGCTCATCGCCATGAACTGGACCGCCGTCCAGCTCGGGGGCACCCGGGCCGTCACCCTCCTCATGCTGGCGGCGACCGTCCCCCGGGCCCTGATGCTGATCTTCGGGGGCGCGGTCGCGGACGTCCTCGGTCCCCGGATCGTCATTCTGCGGGCCACGTCGGCGCGCGTGGCGGTCCTCGCGGCCGGCGCCCTGGTGGTGGCCGAGACCGACCGGCTCTGGCCGCTCGCTCTCGTCGCCGTCGTCGAGGGGTCGCTGCTCGGCCTGACCGGTCCCGCGTCCGGGGTGCTCCTGCCGCACTTCGCCGCCCGCGAGCACCTGGCCCGCGCCAATTCGCTGTACGGGATGGTGCTCCGCGTCGCCCCGATCGCCGGCGCGCCCGCCGGGGCCTGGCTCATCACCGTGGGGCACCTGTGGGTGGCGCTCGCGGTGGCCGCGGGAAGCTGCGCCGTATGGCTGGGGTGCGCCTCGTACGTCACCCGGGGCTTCACCCGGCCGCGCCGGGAGCCCGGGGTGTCGCTGGTGAAGCGTTCCGGTGACGGTTTCCGGCTGCTCGCGGCGCATCCCCGGCTGCGGTGGATGTTCCTGGCCTCCTTCACCATGGACCTGGCCTTCAGCTGGCCGGCCGAGGTGGCGCTGCCGCTGCTCGTGACCGATCACGGCTGGGGGGTCGCCGCGGTCGGTGGCGTCCTCGCCTGTTTCGGGGCGGGGGCGCTCGCTTCGAGCGCGCTCGGCGCGGTCTTCGCGCATCGCATCCCACTGTTCGCCCGGCTGGTGGTGAGCGGCGCGGGCCTGGCCGTGGGCATCGTGGTGATGGCCCTGATGCCCTCTGTGGTCACGCTGGCGGCGGTGGCCGCCGGGGTGGGCCTGCTGTCCGGGCTGAACGGTCCGGCGATCGTGACGGTCTATCAGCAGGCTTCGCCCGAGGGGCACATGGGGGCGGCGATGTCCACCCTCGCACTGGCCGGCATCGGAACGGCGCCGGTGTCCATCGCCCTGTTCAGCACGGTCTCGCTGGGCCTCGGGGTCCAGCAGACCTGGCTGCTCTGCGGGGCGGTGGCCGTGCTCTCCCCGGTCTTCGCGCTGTTCGCGCTGCGCGCCCCGGCCTCGGCAGACGTTCCGGCCGCCGCCGTTCCCGTTCCCGACGACTCCCCCGCCACGGTGTGA